A stretch of Camelina sativa cultivar DH55 chromosome 18, Cs, whole genome shotgun sequence DNA encodes these proteins:
- the LOC104762153 gene encoding auxin response factor 4 isoform X2, which yields MEFDLNTEIAEVEEEENDDVVGARIIDKGTLGISPSSSSSCSSGSSSSSTGSASSIYSELWHACAGPLTCLPKKGNVVVYFPQGHLEQDALVSYSSPLDIPKFDLNPQIFCRVVNVQLLANKESDEVYTQVTLLPLQEFSMLNAEGKEVRELGGEEERNGSSSVKRTPHMFCKTLTASDTSTHGGFSVPRRAAEDCFSPLDYKQQRPSQELIAKDLHGVEWKFRHIYRGQPRRHLLTTGWSIFVSQKNLVSGDAVLFLRDEDGELRLGIRRAARPRNGLPDSISEKNSCSNILSLVANAVSTKSMFHVFYSPRATHAEFVIPYEKYITSIRNPICIGTRFRMRFEMDDSPERRCAGVVTGVCDLDPYRWPNSKWRCFLVRWDESFVSDHQERVSPWEIDPSVSLPHLSIQSSPRPKRPWAGLLDTTPPANPLTERGGFLDFEESVRPSKVLQGQENIGSASPSQGFDVMNRRILDFAMQSHANPVLLSSRVKDRFGEFVDATSLDPACSGVMDLDRFPRVLQGQEICSLKSFPQFAGFSPAATSGKPNLGYTDPFAYQANKSSFYPLALHGIRSTHVPYQNPYTAGNQSSGLPSRAINFGEETRKSDAVNESGLPSNVTAGLPFKIDMMGKQKGGDFSMNVSSGCKLFGFSLPVETPASNPQGSSKRICTKVHKQGSQVGRAIDLSRLNGYDDLLTELERLFNMEGLLRDPEKGWRILYTDSENDMMVVGDDPWHDFCNVVWKIHLYTKDEVENANDDNKSCLEQAALMMEASKSSSVSQPDSSPTITRF from the exons ATGGAATTTGACTTGAATACTGAGATTGCGgaggtggaggaagaggagaatgaTGATGTAGTAGGAGCAAGGATTATTGACAAGGGTACGCTTGGAATctcaccatcatcttcttcttcatgctcttccggatcatcatcatcttctacagGCTCTGCATCTTCTATATACTCTGAGCTGTGGCATGCTTGTGCTGGTCCTCTCACTTGTCTTCCCAAGAAAGGCAATGTAGTTGTGTATTTCCCACAAGGTCATTTGGAGCAAGATGCTTTGgtttcttattcttctcctCTTGATATCCCCAAATTTGACCTCAATCCCCAAATCTTCTGCAGGGTTGTTAATGTCCAGTTGCTT GCTAATAAGGAATCCGATGAGGTCTACACTCAAGTCACTCTGCTTCCACTGCAAGAG TTTTCCATGCTAAACGCGGAGGGGAAAGAGGTCAGGGAGTTAGGAGGTGAAGAAGAGCGGAACGGAAGCTCATCCGTCAAAAGAACGCCTCATATGTTCTGTAAAACCTTAACAGCTTCTGACACAAGCACCCATGGAGGCTTCTCTGTACCTAGAAGAGCTGCTGAAGATTGTTTTTCTCCTCTT GACTACAAACAGCAAAGGCCATCTCAAGAACTCATTGCAAAGGATCTCCATGGAGTAGAGTGGAAGTTTCGCCATATCTATAGAG GTCAGCCAAGGAGGCATCTACTCACCACTGGTTGGAGTATATTCGTCAGTCAAAAGAATCTTGTCTCTGGTGATGCGGTTCTATTTCTGAG AGACGAAGATGGAGAGCTGAGATTAGGAATCAGAAGAGCAGCACGGCCAAGAAATGGACTTCCTGATTCAATCAGTGAGAAGAATTCATGTTCAAACATTCTGTCTCTTGTGGCTAATGCTGTATCTACAAAAAGCATGTTCCATGTGTTTTATAGTCCAcg TGCGACACATGCAGAGTTTGTGATTCCTTATGAGAAGTATATCACTAGCATCAGGAATCCCATTTGCATAGGCACAAGATTCAGAATGCGATTTGAAATGGACGATTCTCCTGAGAGAAG ATGCGCTGGTGTAGTGACTGGAGTCTGTGACTTGGACCCGTATAGGTGGCCAAACTCAAAATGGAGGTGCTTTTTG GTGAGGTGGGATGAGTCTTTTGTGAGCGATCATCAAGAAAGAGTTTCACCTTGGGAGATTGACCCCTCGGTTTCTCTACCACACTTGAGCATTCAGTCATCTCCAAGGCCTAAGAGGCCTTGGGCAGGTCTACTGGATACTACTCCACCCGCAAACCCCTTAACCG AAAGGGGTGGTTTTTTGGACTTTGAGGAGTCGGTTAGACCCTCTAAGGTCTTGCAAGGTCAAGAAAATATAGGTTCTGCATCACCCTCACAAGGGTTTGATGTTATGAACCGCCGGATCCTGGATTTTGCGATGCAGTCTCATGCAAATCCAGTTCTTTTGTCTAGTAGAGTGAAGGATCGATTTGGTGAGTTTGTAGATGCTACGTCTCTAGACCCTGCCTGTTCAGGCGTTATGGACCTGGATAGGTTTCCAAGGGTCTTGCAAGGTCAAGAAATTTGCTCGCTTAAATCATTCCCGCAATTTGCTGGTTTCAGTCCAGCTGCTACGTCGGGAAAACCGAATCTTGGATACACTGATCCCTTTGCTTATCAAGCCAACAAGTCAAGTTTCTATCCGCTAGCTTTACATGGGATTAGGAGCACTCATGTTCCATATCAGAATCCATACACTGCGGGGAACCAATCCTCGGGTCTCCCTTCTCGTGCAATAAACTTTGGTGAAGAGACTAGAAAGTCTGATGCAGTAAATGAAAGTGGTCTACCGAGTAATGTTACAGCTGGTTTGCCATTCAAGATTGATATGATGGGGAAACAAAAAGGTGGAGACTTTAGTATGAATGTTTCATCAGGATGTAAACTTTTCGGATTCTCCTTACCTGTGGAGACACCTGCATCTAACCCACAAGGCTCAAGCAAAAGGATCTGCACAAAG GTTCACAAGCAAGGAAGCCAAGTGGGGAGAGCTATTGATTTATCCCGACTAAACGGGTATGATGATCTCCTTACCGAGCTTGAACGGCTGTTCAACATGGAAGGGCTTCTCAGGGATCCTGAAAAAGGATGGAGGATCTTATATACGGATAGTGAGAACGATATGATGGTCGTTGGCGATGATCCATGGCA TGATTTCTGCAATGTGGTGTGGAAGATACACTTATACACGAAAGACGAGGTGGAGAATGCGAATGACGATAACAAGAGTTGTTTAGAACAAGCTGCTCTCATGATGGAAGCATCAAAGTCATCTTCTGTGAGCCAGCCTGATTCTTCCCCTACAATCACTAGATTTTGA
- the LOC104762153 gene encoding auxin response factor 4 isoform X1 gives MEFDLNTEIAEVEEEENDDVVGARIIDKGTLGISPSSSSSCSSGSSSSSTGSASSIYSELWHACAGPLTCLPKKGNVVVYFPQGHLEQDALVSYSSPLDIPKFDLNPQIFCRVVNVQLLANKESDEVYTQVTLLPLQEFSMLNAEGKEVRELGGEEERNGSSSVKRTPHMFCKTLTASDTSTHGGFSVPRRAAEDCFSPLDYKQQRPSQELIAKDLHGVEWKFRHIYRGQPRRHLLTTGWSIFVSQKNLVSGDAVLFLRDEDGELRLGIRRAARPRNGLPDSISEKNSCSNILSLVANAVSTKSMFHVFYSPRATHAEFVIPYEKYITSIRNPICIGTRFRMRFEMDDSPERRCAGVVTGVCDLDPYRWPNSKWRCFLVRWDESFVSDHQERVSPWEIDPSVSLPHLSIQSSPRPKRPWAGLLDTTPPANPLTAERGGFLDFEESVRPSKVLQGQENIGSASPSQGFDVMNRRILDFAMQSHANPVLLSSRVKDRFGEFVDATSLDPACSGVMDLDRFPRVLQGQEICSLKSFPQFAGFSPAATSGKPNLGYTDPFAYQANKSSFYPLALHGIRSTHVPYQNPYTAGNQSSGLPSRAINFGEETRKSDAVNESGLPSNVTAGLPFKIDMMGKQKGGDFSMNVSSGCKLFGFSLPVETPASNPQGSSKRICTKVHKQGSQVGRAIDLSRLNGYDDLLTELERLFNMEGLLRDPEKGWRILYTDSENDMMVVGDDPWHDFCNVVWKIHLYTKDEVENANDDNKSCLEQAALMMEASKSSSVSQPDSSPTITRF, from the exons ATGGAATTTGACTTGAATACTGAGATTGCGgaggtggaggaagaggagaatgaTGATGTAGTAGGAGCAAGGATTATTGACAAGGGTACGCTTGGAATctcaccatcatcttcttcttcatgctcttccggatcatcatcatcttctacagGCTCTGCATCTTCTATATACTCTGAGCTGTGGCATGCTTGTGCTGGTCCTCTCACTTGTCTTCCCAAGAAAGGCAATGTAGTTGTGTATTTCCCACAAGGTCATTTGGAGCAAGATGCTTTGgtttcttattcttctcctCTTGATATCCCCAAATTTGACCTCAATCCCCAAATCTTCTGCAGGGTTGTTAATGTCCAGTTGCTT GCTAATAAGGAATCCGATGAGGTCTACACTCAAGTCACTCTGCTTCCACTGCAAGAG TTTTCCATGCTAAACGCGGAGGGGAAAGAGGTCAGGGAGTTAGGAGGTGAAGAAGAGCGGAACGGAAGCTCATCCGTCAAAAGAACGCCTCATATGTTCTGTAAAACCTTAACAGCTTCTGACACAAGCACCCATGGAGGCTTCTCTGTACCTAGAAGAGCTGCTGAAGATTGTTTTTCTCCTCTT GACTACAAACAGCAAAGGCCATCTCAAGAACTCATTGCAAAGGATCTCCATGGAGTAGAGTGGAAGTTTCGCCATATCTATAGAG GTCAGCCAAGGAGGCATCTACTCACCACTGGTTGGAGTATATTCGTCAGTCAAAAGAATCTTGTCTCTGGTGATGCGGTTCTATTTCTGAG AGACGAAGATGGAGAGCTGAGATTAGGAATCAGAAGAGCAGCACGGCCAAGAAATGGACTTCCTGATTCAATCAGTGAGAAGAATTCATGTTCAAACATTCTGTCTCTTGTGGCTAATGCTGTATCTACAAAAAGCATGTTCCATGTGTTTTATAGTCCAcg TGCGACACATGCAGAGTTTGTGATTCCTTATGAGAAGTATATCACTAGCATCAGGAATCCCATTTGCATAGGCACAAGATTCAGAATGCGATTTGAAATGGACGATTCTCCTGAGAGAAG ATGCGCTGGTGTAGTGACTGGAGTCTGTGACTTGGACCCGTATAGGTGGCCAAACTCAAAATGGAGGTGCTTTTTG GTGAGGTGGGATGAGTCTTTTGTGAGCGATCATCAAGAAAGAGTTTCACCTTGGGAGATTGACCCCTCGGTTTCTCTACCACACTTGAGCATTCAGTCATCTCCAAGGCCTAAGAGGCCTTGGGCAGGTCTACTGGATACTACTCCACCCGCAAACCCCTTAACCG CAGAAAGGGGTGGTTTTTTGGACTTTGAGGAGTCGGTTAGACCCTCTAAGGTCTTGCAAGGTCAAGAAAATATAGGTTCTGCATCACCCTCACAAGGGTTTGATGTTATGAACCGCCGGATCCTGGATTTTGCGATGCAGTCTCATGCAAATCCAGTTCTTTTGTCTAGTAGAGTGAAGGATCGATTTGGTGAGTTTGTAGATGCTACGTCTCTAGACCCTGCCTGTTCAGGCGTTATGGACCTGGATAGGTTTCCAAGGGTCTTGCAAGGTCAAGAAATTTGCTCGCTTAAATCATTCCCGCAATTTGCTGGTTTCAGTCCAGCTGCTACGTCGGGAAAACCGAATCTTGGATACACTGATCCCTTTGCTTATCAAGCCAACAAGTCAAGTTTCTATCCGCTAGCTTTACATGGGATTAGGAGCACTCATGTTCCATATCAGAATCCATACACTGCGGGGAACCAATCCTCGGGTCTCCCTTCTCGTGCAATAAACTTTGGTGAAGAGACTAGAAAGTCTGATGCAGTAAATGAAAGTGGTCTACCGAGTAATGTTACAGCTGGTTTGCCATTCAAGATTGATATGATGGGGAAACAAAAAGGTGGAGACTTTAGTATGAATGTTTCATCAGGATGTAAACTTTTCGGATTCTCCTTACCTGTGGAGACACCTGCATCTAACCCACAAGGCTCAAGCAAAAGGATCTGCACAAAG GTTCACAAGCAAGGAAGCCAAGTGGGGAGAGCTATTGATTTATCCCGACTAAACGGGTATGATGATCTCCTTACCGAGCTTGAACGGCTGTTCAACATGGAAGGGCTTCTCAGGGATCCTGAAAAAGGATGGAGGATCTTATATACGGATAGTGAGAACGATATGATGGTCGTTGGCGATGATCCATGGCA TGATTTCTGCAATGTGGTGTGGAAGATACACTTATACACGAAAGACGAGGTGGAGAATGCGAATGACGATAACAAGAGTTGTTTAGAACAAGCTGCTCTCATGATGGAAGCATCAAAGTCATCTTCTGTGAGCCAGCCTGATTCTTCCCCTACAATCACTAGATTTTGA
- the LOC104762152 gene encoding agamous-like MADS-box protein AGL62, with protein sequence MVKKSKGRQKIEMIKMKNESNLQVTFSKRRSGLFKKASELCTLCGAEIAIIVFSPGRKVFSFGHPSVETVIDRFLNNNPPPPHQHNNMQLSEVHRNSVVQDLNIHLTQLLSQLEAEKKKTEELRKMREKTKALGDWWEDPVEGLALNQLSGFKGNLENLKKIVTQEASKFFQATVPNFYVGSSSNAAFGLDDGSHIHHDMDMFSQRRMMDINAFNYNQNPIHPNPALQYGYSNHGNINEGFVQEYNMNYGQEYNPNHNQNLNQSFKRESISEYEYHHGQGQGHPPHSRSGY encoded by the exons atgGTGAAAAAAAGCAAAGGTCGTCAAAAGATAGAGATGATCAAAATGAAAAACGAAAGTAACCTTCAAGTAACTTTTTCAAAAAGAAGATCTGGACTTTTCAAAAAGGCTAGTGAGCTTTGTACACTTTGTGGTGCAGAAATCGCCATAATTGTGTTTTCACCCGGTCGAAAagtcttttcttttggtcatCCGAGTGTTGAAACTGTGATTGATCGATTCTTAAACAATAACCCACCACCTCCTCACCAACATAACAACATGCAACTCAGTGAAGTCCACAGAAATTCTGTTGTTCAGGATCTCAATATCCATTTGACTCAg CTGTTGAGTCAACtagaagctgagaagaaaaaGACTGAAGAGCTAAGGAAaatgagagagaaaacaaaagcccTTGGAGACTGGTGGGAAGATCCCGTTGAAGGACTTGCGTTAAATCAACTCAGTGGATTCAAAGGTAATCTTGAGAATTTGAAGAAGATAGTTACACAAGAAGCTTCCAAATTTTTTCAAGCAACAGTTCCAAACTTTTATGTGGGAAGCTCTAGTAATGCTGCTTTTGGGCTTGATGATGGGAGTCATATCCACCATGATATGGACATGTTTAGTCAAAGAAGAATGATGGACATAAATGCCTTCAACTACAACCAGAACCCGATTCACCCTAATCCTGCTTTACAGTATGGATACAGTAATCATGGTAACATCAATGAAGGGTTTGTTCAGGAGTACAATATGAACTACGGACAAGAGTATAATCCAAACCACAACCAAAACCTAAACCAGAGTTTTAAGAGAGAAAGCATCTCTGAATATGAATATCATCATGGTCAAGGTCAAGGTCATCCTCCACACTCTAGGTCTGGTTACTGA